A region of Acaryochloris sp. CCMEE 5410 DNA encodes the following proteins:
- a CDS encoding OsmC family protein, whose protein sequence is MSEQLINQTMNGFNLDALVETVDAIKQTPTLAQFEFRATNQWINGGENRSRIKEFYGAGQEDESRLEAFELTNGEPPVLLGANEGANPVEYLLHALAGCVTTTTVVHAATRGIRIKSISTKLIGQIDLQGFLGLNNSVPVGYENIQIEMDIKADCSDEELNQLLSFAKEHSPVCNTICRPVPVTLRRVS, encoded by the coding sequence ATGTCTGAGCAATTGATTAATCAAACCATGAATGGATTCAATTTAGACGCTCTAGTGGAAACGGTTGATGCAATCAAGCAAACACCGACCTTAGCTCAGTTTGAGTTTCGTGCCACTAACCAATGGATTAATGGAGGCGAAAATCGGTCGAGAATCAAGGAGTTTTACGGTGCAGGTCAAGAGGATGAATCTCGCTTAGAAGCTTTTGAGCTGACCAATGGTGAACCTCCTGTACTACTGGGCGCTAATGAAGGAGCGAATCCAGTCGAGTACTTACTACACGCTTTGGCGGGGTGTGTCACGACTACAACGGTAGTTCATGCCGCTACTAGGGGTATTCGAATTAAAAGTATTTCGACCAAACTTATTGGTCAGATTGACTTACAGGGTTTTCTGGGACTCAATAATTCTGTACCCGTCGGTTATGAAAATATTCAGATTGAGATGGATATCAAGGCTGACTGTAGCGATGAAGAGTTGAATCAACTCTTGTCCTTTGCTAAGGAACATTCTCCAGTATGTAACACTATTTGCCGACCAGTACCTGTGACCTTAAGACGAGTTAGCTAA
- a CDS encoding bifunctional 2-polyprenyl-6-hydroxyphenol methylase/3-demethylubiquinol 3-O-methyltransferase UbiG — translation MVNGIDVFGLALLDYFEGNKNACLTVHAQGTASYEIPVAVFFRPADQLAIDQLALSHCTGRVLDIGAGTGIHSLYLQNQGLEITALDVSAHACQILSKSGISNVVEGDVFDVIFPYRYNTWLLLGRSIGAVGNLDQLTNFFCMAKQWLVDEGNILLNSTNGENRAPKVRTLVFEYRGQSGMPLEWLDIDQESLTELAFESDFQTKILHVEDDGNYLAQVTKNNSV, via the coding sequence GTGGTTAACGGAATAGATGTCTTTGGGTTAGCCTTGCTTGATTACTTTGAAGGTAATAAAAACGCATGTCTAACTGTACATGCTCAGGGAACAGCGAGCTACGAGATTCCGGTGGCAGTATTTTTTCGACCAGCAGACCAACTGGCTATTGATCAGCTAGCACTCTCTCATTGTACGGGAAGAGTATTAGATATCGGTGCTGGCACAGGTATACATTCTCTGTATCTTCAAAATCAAGGTCTAGAAATAACCGCGTTGGATGTATCAGCTCATGCTTGTCAAATACTGTCAAAGAGCGGGATAAGTAATGTTGTCGAAGGTGATGTCTTTGATGTTATTTTTCCTTATCGATATAATACTTGGCTATTACTGGGACGAAGTATTGGCGCAGTTGGAAACCTTGATCAACTTACCAATTTTTTCTGTATGGCAAAGCAATGGCTAGTAGACGAAGGCAACATACTACTTAATTCAACTAACGGTGAGAATCGTGCCCCAAAAGTACGCACGTTGGTTTTTGAATACCGAGGTCAAAGCGGAATGCCGCTAGAATGGCTAGATATTGATCAAGAAAGTTTAACTGAGTTGGCCTTTGAATCTGACTTTCAGACGAAAATTCTGCACGTTGAAGATGATGGTAATTATTTGGCACAAGTAACAAAAAATAATTCTGTTTAA
- a CDS encoding GlxA family transcriptional regulator codes for MTLPQRPLIEVAIVAVPETAGSALYGMVDVLLAAGNLWQTLVRSEEKTRLFSVRIVAVTDAPFACGNGIPVRPDFSVKDSYIPEIVILPEIWLGPDEDMKGRYPDLMDWICQQHANGAFIYSACSGAIMLASTGLLDGCDATSHWGYQDLFRKNFPNIRFKPAPNLILADVSGQIVTAGGTTSWHDLVIHIISRHCSPGEALRIAKVYLLKWHSEGQLPYESLVRNNIHADAVVKVCERSLQKFFRARDAIQKTVEQAKIPERTLKRRFKTATGSTLIEYLQNLRIEEAKHQLETNDKSVESICYEVGYEDVSFFRRLFKRLTGMTPSQYRQMFQPLLMVSNLAEKIDR; via the coding sequence ATGACACTGCCCCAGAGACCTCTCATTGAAGTTGCGATCGTGGCTGTCCCTGAAACTGCTGGTTCAGCCCTCTACGGTATGGTCGATGTGCTATTGGCTGCAGGAAACCTTTGGCAAACGCTCGTTCGTTCTGAAGAAAAAACTAGGCTGTTCAGCGTTCGGATTGTAGCTGTAACGGATGCCCCCTTCGCGTGTGGAAATGGCATCCCAGTGAGGCCGGATTTTTCTGTGAAAGATAGCTATATCCCTGAGATAGTCATCCTTCCAGAAATCTGGCTTGGCCCTGATGAGGATATGAAAGGTCGTTATCCAGACTTGATGGATTGGATTTGTCAGCAACATGCAAATGGAGCTTTTATTTACTCAGCCTGCTCAGGAGCTATCATGCTGGCATCAACAGGCTTGCTGGATGGCTGCGATGCCACCTCCCACTGGGGTTATCAAGATTTATTCCGCAAAAACTTTCCAAACATTCGATTTAAACCAGCCCCCAATCTCATACTTGCCGATGTCTCTGGACAGATTGTTACGGCTGGGGGAACAACATCATGGCATGACTTGGTCATTCACATCATTTCCCGGCATTGTAGTCCGGGGGAAGCGTTGCGGATTGCAAAGGTTTATTTGTTGAAGTGGCATAGTGAGGGGCAGCTACCATATGAGTCACTCGTGCGAAATAATATCCATGCTGATGCTGTCGTAAAAGTGTGCGAACGATCACTACAAAAGTTTTTCCGTGCAAGGGATGCGATTCAAAAAACAGTAGAACAGGCCAAAATTCCAGAACGCACCTTAAAACGTCGTTTCAAGACTGCTACGGGTTCTACATTAATCGAGTACTTGCAAAACCTCAGAATTGAGGAGGCAAAGCACCAGCTAGAGACTAATGACAAATCTGTAGAAAGTATTTGTTACGAGGTGGGTTACGAAGATGTATCTTTTTTTAGACGTCTCTTCAAACGATTAACTGGAATGACCCCAAGTCAATATCGGCAAATGTTCCAGCCTTTGCTGATGGTTTCTAATCTTGCTGAAAAAATCGACCGATAG
- a CDS encoding sterol desaturase family protein encodes MLEQWIIDQGANLQVGVFFSFYSLFLLAEVYMPQRRTSPKRRSRWPANLLLSVINIAVLSLLPISLFGLATWAESQRIGLLNQLTLPIAVFIISNLLLRGFISFFTHWLMHKIPWLWRLHRVHHLDTELDVTSTLRFHPLEFVATLLPGMLLVITFGLSPWLLLVYEVLDAVVTAFSHANITIPRFIDRGLRAIIVTPNLHRIHHSSWQPETDSNFSAVFPIWDIIFGTFRPRSREPQATMELGLEDIRDRRVHQFFWLLRSPFLRQDVSDPLMPKLHS; translated from the coding sequence ATGCTGGAACAGTGGATTATCGATCAGGGTGCCAATCTCCAGGTCGGAGTGTTCTTTAGTTTCTACAGCTTATTCTTGCTGGCTGAGGTTTACATGCCACAGCGTCGAACCTCTCCCAAACGGCGAAGCCGATGGCCTGCCAACCTCCTGCTGAGCGTGATCAACATTGCAGTTCTCAGTCTGTTGCCCATCAGCTTGTTTGGACTAGCAACTTGGGCTGAGTCACAGCGGATTGGACTATTAAATCAACTGACCTTACCGATTGCAGTGTTCATTATCAGTAATCTGCTTCTGCGGGGGTTTATCTCTTTTTTCACCCATTGGTTGATGCACAAAATCCCCTGGTTGTGGCGACTCCATCGAGTTCATCATTTAGATACTGAGCTAGATGTCACCTCAACTCTGCGGTTTCATCCCTTAGAATTTGTAGCCACGCTTCTGCCTGGAATGCTTCTAGTGATCACCTTTGGGCTATCTCCCTGGCTGTTGTTGGTCTATGAAGTGCTGGACGCTGTAGTGACAGCATTTTCCCACGCCAATATCACCATCCCTCGTTTTATTGACCGAGGGCTGAGAGCCATCATCGTTACCCCCAATCTGCATCGGATTCATCACTCTAGCTGGCAGCCAGAAACCGATAGTAATTTCAGTGCTGTTTTCCCCATCTGGGACATCATCTTCGGCACCTTCCGACCCCGATCTCGGGAGCCGCAGGCAACAATGGAACTAGGGCTAGAGGATATCCGCGATCGCCGGGTCCATCAATTTTTCTGGCTGCTGCGATCTCCTTTCCTCCGACAGGATGTATCAGACCCGCTTATGCCTAAGCTTCACTCGTAA
- a CDS encoding AraC family transcriptional regulator, whose translation MIAWEPHLTIRALQPVVAALQALDYDADSLLRQVHISPEVLTHPEGRIPHHQMMTFWREAIQTTQDNFLGMHLATAAPIESFEVHAYALLSSPNLREAYRRACRYQQLIHEATDLTLEEHKDEGVLRHTLPGGVSLPRHSAEFLVTLWLRFGQLVTGDAWCPRIVCFAHPAPENIQPYQSFFNAPVHFRTGQTAMHISNSTLDTVNPGADLGLVNVLDRYAEMAAKQSPRLSTVSDRVRTQLQVELNGGVPSAQSIADALCISVRSLHRALKREGTSFQAILDQVRQEQALVLLTHPHTSIAEIAFLLGFADVSSFHRAFQRWTGKTPAEMRESLQ comes from the coding sequence GTGATCGCCTGGGAACCCCATCTCACCATTCGTGCGCTTCAGCCTGTGGTCGCAGCGCTGCAAGCTTTAGATTACGATGCCGATTCACTGCTCCGTCAAGTCCACATTTCCCCAGAGGTGTTGACCCATCCAGAAGGACGAATCCCCCACCATCAAATGATGACCTTCTGGCGAGAGGCTATCCAAACAACGCAGGACAACTTTCTAGGGATGCATCTGGCCACGGCTGCCCCCATTGAGTCGTTTGAGGTTCACGCCTACGCCTTACTATCTAGTCCTAACTTGCGAGAAGCCTATCGGCGGGCCTGTCGCTACCAACAGCTCATCCATGAAGCCACTGATTTAACCCTAGAAGAGCATAAAGATGAAGGGGTTCTTAGACATACTCTACCAGGAGGTGTTTCGCTACCTCGCCACTCAGCCGAATTTCTGGTGACGCTCTGGTTACGGTTTGGGCAACTGGTGACGGGGGATGCTTGGTGTCCGCGAATAGTTTGCTTTGCTCATCCAGCACCGGAAAACATTCAGCCCTATCAATCATTCTTTAACGCCCCTGTACACTTCAGGACTGGGCAGACAGCGATGCACATCTCCAACAGCACATTAGATACGGTTAACCCTGGTGCTGATTTGGGACTGGTCAATGTCCTTGATCGCTATGCAGAGATGGCGGCAAAACAGTCCCCTCGGCTCAGTACTGTGAGCGATCGCGTCCGCACCCAACTTCAAGTGGAGCTAAACGGTGGGGTTCCTAGCGCCCAGAGCATTGCTGATGCCCTTTGCATCAGTGTTCGCTCACTCCATCGAGCCTTGAAGCGTGAAGGTACCAGCTTTCAAGCCATTCTAGATCAAGTGCGCCAAGAACAAGCATTGGTGTTATTGACGCACCCTCACACCAGCATCGCTGAGATTGCTTTTCTACTGGGCTTTGCTGACGTGAGTTCTTTCCATCGAGCCTTTCAGCGCTGGACGGGTAAAACACCTGCAGAAATGAGAGAAAGCTTGCAATGA